The Pirellulales bacterium genome has a segment encoding these proteins:
- a CDS encoding serine/threonine-protein kinase — translation MALASQEHIGPYRLLNIVKTGQTSQVWAVLDDRDKRRLAIKILLSDFRKDREHLTYLKQEAIVGKTLEHPNTIKVYEFAVDNRLPYLVMEYFPAPNMKEIILQVREQVAFMMPQIIDGAASGLAYFNQQGWIHRDVKPDNFLIIQNGDVKLIDFALAQRKKGALGRLFGGRSKVQGTRSYMSPEQIRGEPLDERADVYSFGCTIFHLVSGRPPYTGSNSNELLNKHLRAQIPSIEAQDRNITTEFGDLLRASMAKDPKLRPASMAKFLGEFRALQMFKKPPQPPAAAEEKGS, via the coding sequence GTGGCACTGGCAAGTCAAGAACATATCGGTCCCTACCGGCTGCTGAACATCGTCAAGACGGGTCAGACCAGCCAGGTGTGGGCCGTGCTCGACGATCGCGACAAACGGCGCCTGGCGATCAAGATCCTGCTGTCCGACTTTCGCAAGGATCGAGAGCATCTGACCTACCTCAAGCAGGAAGCTATCGTCGGCAAGACGCTCGAGCATCCGAATACAATCAAAGTATACGAGTTTGCCGTCGACAATCGCCTGCCCTACCTGGTGATGGAGTATTTTCCCGCGCCGAACATGAAGGAAATCATCCTGCAAGTGCGCGAGCAGGTGGCCTTCATGATGCCGCAGATCATTGATGGCGCCGCCAGCGGACTGGCCTATTTCAATCAGCAAGGTTGGATCCATCGCGACGTCAAGCCGGACAACTTTCTGATTATTCAAAATGGCGATGTCAAACTGATCGACTTCGCGCTGGCCCAGCGAAAAAAGGGGGCCCTGGGACGGCTGTTTGGCGGCCGCAGCAAGGTCCAGGGAACCCGCAGCTATATGTCGCCCGAACAAATCCGCGGCGAACCGCTCGACGAGCGCGCCGATGTGTACAGCTTTGGCTGCACCATCTTTCATCTCGTTTCCGGGCGACCGCCGTACACGGGCAGCAACTCTAACGAGTTGTTGAACAAGCATCTCCGTGCCCAGATTCCTTCGATCGAGGCACAAGACCGCAACATCACGACCGAGTTCGGCGACCTGCTGCGGGCGAGCATGGCCAAAGACCCCAAGTTGCGTCCCGCGTCGATGGCGAAGTTCCTGGGTGAATTTCGCGCGTTGCAAATGTTCAAAAAACCTCCGCAGCCGCCTGCTGCCGCCGAAGAAAAGGGATCATGA
- a CDS encoding acetyl-CoA carboxylase carboxyltransferase subunit alpha, which yields MTLQQMAFEQPIYELASRLTKLEGSAAESVEARDEVRRLRRELNDLKKKIYSQLEPWQVVQVARHPERPMTADYIELVFDDFVELHGDRSFGDDRAIRTGLAKLGEHKVMLIGHQKGKDLKERIACNYGCAHPEGYRKAIAKMKFAAKFGLPIITLIDTPGAYPGIGAEERGQAQVIATAMFEMSRLACPVICVVIGEGGSGGALGIGLGDKVAVLEFAYYSVISPEGCAGILWKEANDETKRLAADALKLTARDLYGLRVI from the coding sequence ATGACGCTTCAGCAAATGGCGTTCGAGCAACCGATCTACGAGTTGGCCAGCCGGCTAACCAAGCTCGAGGGCTCGGCCGCTGAAAGCGTCGAGGCGCGTGACGAAGTTCGCCGCCTGCGGCGCGAACTGAACGACCTGAAAAAGAAAATCTACTCCCAGCTCGAGCCGTGGCAGGTTGTTCAGGTGGCCCGGCATCCCGAGCGCCCCATGACCGCCGACTATATCGAGCTGGTTTTCGACGACTTCGTCGAGCTGCACGGCGACCGGTCGTTCGGCGACGACCGCGCCATCCGCACTGGCCTGGCCAAGCTCGGCGAGCACAAAGTGATGCTCATCGGGCACCAAAAAGGCAAAGACCTCAAGGAACGTATCGCCTGTAACTACGGCTGTGCCCACCCCGAGGGTTACCGCAAGGCGATCGCGAAGATGAAATTCGCGGCCAAATTCGGCCTTCCCATCATCACGCTTATCGACACCCCGGGCGCCTATCCCGGCATCGGCGCCGAGGAGCGCGGCCAGGCCCAAGTGATTGCCACAGCGATGTTCGAGATGTCGCGGCTGGCCTGCCCGGTGATTTGTGTGGTGATTGGCGAAGGTGGTTCCGGAGGAGCTTTGGGAATCGGCTTGGGCGACAAAGTCGCGGTCCTCGAGTTCGCCTACTACTCGGTGATCAGCCCCGAAGGCTGCGCCGGCATCCTCTGGAAAGAAGCCAACGACGAGACCAAGCGTCTCGCCGCCGATGCCTTGAAGCTGACGGCTCGCGATCTCTACGGGCTACGCGTGATCG